In Penicillium psychrofluorescens genome assembly, chromosome: 5, a single window of DNA contains:
- a CDS encoding uncharacterized protein (ID:PFLUO_008249-T1.cds;~source:funannotate), which produces MNQVQFFAASPSPTPSNELAQLSNAFVQTIKRTADLRYNLWWAFGLFLEDIPRRLGSNEALDHSVDALTSAHASFCIDRVPSVDALARYSRALRSLRSCLDDPATAQSSSTLGAVMVLLSCQGFIGGGVGSSFTGHAEGATRILQARKQFLPRDEFENKVFLSLRGTVLFEGLFNRNISLSPQEWDDLVANKLDGETPEAQTLQYLSRAPSILRRGKEALRLGHDITGIRNETRSIYEACKTILDELKARDTAGTLPGVGPTSPAMTTILHAHVQRTYGIGLAITIFFNGMISALDPNDNLLASETIYLAHEVVSLAYRSEIYRPIGAGYLVIVLHIALARTTDPPTRELLEYAIEEFQKDKIFGTDKLGTRDELENTARLMRFGMTPLADTIADTIDI; this is translated from the exons ATGAACCAGGTGCAATTTTTCGCTGCTTCCCCTTCGCCAACGCCCAGCAACGAACTGGCCCAATTGTCCAATGCCTTCGTACAGACCATTAAAAGAACCGCCGATCTAAGGTATAATCTCTGGTGGGCATTTGGCCTATTCCTCGAAGATATCCCGCGACGTCTCGGTTCCAATGAAGCGTTAGACCACTCCGTCGATGCATTGACCAGCGCACACGCAAGTTTTTGTATCGACCGCGTCCCCTCAGTGGACGCGCTGGCGAGATATTCCCGCGCTTTGAGGTCGCTTCGTTCTTGTCTTGACGATCCTGCCACGGCGCAATCATCTAGCACGCTTGGCGCGGTCATGGTCTTGTTATCCTGTCAGGGCTtcatcggcggcggagtcGGAAGTTCCTTTACCGGTCATGCCGAAGGCGCCACGCGCATTCTCCAAGCCCGAAAACAATTTCTTCCTCGTGATGAATTTGAGAACAAGgtgtttttgtctttgcgTGGTACTGTG CTATTCGAGGGCTTATTTAACCGGAATATTTCCCTGAGCCCCCAAGAATGGGATGATTTGGTTGCCAATAAATTAGACGGAGAAACTCCCGAGGCCCAGACTCTTCAATATCTTTCACGGGCACCAAGCATATTGCGACGAGGGAAAGAGGCATTACGCTTAGGCCACGACATCACAGGAATTCGAAACGAGACACGATCGATCTATGAGGCATGCAAAACCATCCTGGACGAATTAAAAGCTCGAGACACAGCAGGTACACTTCCCGGTGTTGGACCAACATCACCGGCTATGACCACAATACTACACGCCCACGTCCAACGCACCTACGGCATAGGTCTTGCCATCACCATCTTCTTTAACGGCATGATAAGCGCATTAGATCCAAACGACAACCTCCTTGCATCTGAAACGATATACTTGGCCCATGAAGTTGTCTCTCTGGCCTACCGTTCTGAAATTTATCGGCCGATAGGCGCTGGCTATCTTGTTATTGTGCTTCATATTGCGTTGGCGCGGACCACCGATCCGCCAACGCGGGAATTACTTGAATATGCTATAGAGGAGTTTcagaaggacaagatctTTGGAACTGACAAACTTGGTACGCGCGATGAGCTGGAAAACACTGCTCGACTCATGCGGTTTGGTATGACTCCTCTAGCAGATACTATAGCAGATACGATAGACATTTGA
- a CDS encoding uncharacterized protein (ID:PFLUO_008250-T1.cds;~source:funannotate), whose translation MTGWIVRCISSYHPANVNLYIVQTVLIYVGPPIYSASAYNIVGRLMNYLPVHAVLNPNRVLITFVYIGAAVESMTVAGAAKNASAGSNLSEYKAGGTLIAVGLILQGAVETVVIAIVATVHRRCARAGKVPRNVRKLCITLYGTSTLVLLRCIFRAVEAFEMFSHLACRENCGPILSHEWFLYAFELGPMLVFTWWLNVLHPGRSLPNEKNRYLDLDGRTERLGPGWVDRRSTWATFVDPFDLGGMMKGEPAHDLYWLRPNEWPVCDDGSFALGTASNARNRVEEKPGEIPLAREV comes from the coding sequence ATGACAGGATGGATCGTCCGCTGCATATCCAGCTATCACCCTGCCAACGTCAATCTGTATATTGTGCAGACCGTCCTCATCTACGTTGGGCCACCAATCTACTCAGCCTCCGCCTACAACATCGTCGGTCGGCTGATGAACTACTTGCCCGTGCACGCAGTTCTCAACCCGAACCGTGTGCTCATCACTTTCGTCTACATTGGCGCTGCCGTTGAGAGCATGACAGTCGCCGGAGCCGCCAAAAATGCCTCCGCCGGGTCCAACCTCTCGGAGTATAAAGCTGGCGGAACGCTCATTGCCGTCGGCCTGATCCTGCAGGGTGCAGTCGAAACAGTCGTAATTGCAATCGTTGCGACAGTGCACCGCCGCTGTGCTCGCGCAGGGAAAGTTCCTCGCAACGTGCGCAAGCTCTGCATCACCCTGTACGGTACCTCAACGCTCGTGCTACTGCGATGCATCTTTCGCGCCGTCGAGGCGTTCGAGATGTTCTCCCACCTCGCATGCCGCGAGAACTGCGGGCCTATTCTTAGCCACGAGTGGTTCCTCTATGCCTTCGAGCTCGGGCCCATGCTCGTCTTCACCTGGTGGCTCAATGTCCTTCATCCCGGTCGGTCTCTGCCCAATGAAAAGAACCGATACCTTGATCTGGACGGGCGCACTGAGCGTCTTGGGCCGGGTTGGGTTGACCGAAGGTCTACTTGGGCGACGTTTGTGGATCCGTTCGATTTAGGAGGTATGATGAAGGGCGAGCCGGCGCATGATCTGTATTGGCTAAGGCCGAATGAGTGGCCGGTCTGCGATGATGGGAGCTTTGCGCTTGGGACTGCGTCTAATGCTAGGAATcgggtggaggagaagccTGGGGAGATTCCCCTGGCTAGGGAAGTATAG
- a CDS encoding uncharacterized protein (ID:PFLUO_008251-T1.cds;~source:funannotate), with translation MASQTRYVDRMIPQVSLRDFENRMDEITAALIHAAENVGFFTLIDHGLSKEDIDIMFATSKNFFDLPDETKATVPWNSNNVGWEKNSQIRPSTGQPDRKESYQMQFGENMKKLWIEDDHLPGFQATSLNFMHRVQEISERLMRCFARGLGFPDNFFIECHGITRPNSQTTMRLLHYFSLPEISDGKVYHRAGAHADWDFLTLLFQKEGQSGLEICPGREVVTEFGIGDEWTKVEAKTEEIVCNIGDLLMSWSDDRFKSTFHRVKAPCEQEDYFGDRYSIAYFNQPCKDSLIQGPLKKYPMVTGAQFTENAMKRNFAALQEKLQAVAAA, from the coding sequence ATGGCTTCCCAAACTCGATATGTCGACCGCATGATCCCCCAGGTCTCCTTGCGAGACTTTGAGAATCGCATGGATGAAATCACAGCAGCCCTGATTCATGCGGCCGAAAACGTGGGGTTTTTCACGCTTATCGACCATGGGCTCTCAaaggaggacatcgacatcatGTTCGCAACATCCAAGAACTTCTTCGATCTTCCCGATGAAACCAAAGCAACCGTACCATGGAATTCCAACAACGTCGGCTGGGAAAAGAACTCGCAGATCCGACCCTCAACCGGCCAGCCCGACCGCAAGGAGTCCTATCAGATGCAGTTCGGCGAGAACATGAAGAAGTTATGGATAGAAGATGACCATCTCCCGGGCTTCCAGGCTACCTCACTGAACTTCATGCACCGTGTGCAGGAGATCTCCGAGCGGTTGATGCGATGCTTTGCGCGTGGTTTGGGTTTTCCTGACAACTTTTTTATCGAATGCCACGGGATCACCCGGCCAAACTCCCAAACCACTATGCGACTTCTACACTACTTCTCCCTGCCCGAAATCTCCGACGGCAAGGTGTATCATCGTGCTGGGGCACACGCCGACTGGGATTTTCTGACGCTGCTTTTCCAGAAGGAAGGACAAAGTGGCTTGGAAATCTGCCCCGGGCGCGAGGTAGTCACCGAGTTTGGCATTGGCGATGAATGGACCAAGGTAGAGGCTAAGACTGAAGAGATCGTGTGCAATATCGGTGATCTACTCATGTCTTGGTCGGATGACCGATTCAAGTCGACCTTCCACCGTGTCAAGGCCCCCTGTGAGCAGGAAGACTACTTTGGCGATCGATATAGCATCGCCTACTTCAACCAGCCATGCAAGGACTCTCTGATTCAGGGGCCACTCAAGAAGTATCCTATGGTTACAGGCGCCCAGTTTACAGAGAATGCAATGAAGAGGAACTTTGCCGCCCTACAAGAGAAACTCCAGGCTGTCGCGGCTGCATGA
- a CDS encoding uncharacterized protein (ID:PFLUO_008252-T1.cds;~source:funannotate), which produces MHCAESPKDLDIYRETYHCSPMEFVRDTKLCPQPNPSSDTCKRVTHRLVLAHMVNLDEEIDLPLLSSTQTSVAHNPTSNLKLASGVAPVPSMLANNYNTTVSLGTDGAPCSNHYDMFQEMHLASILHKGVHRDASLVPAEVVLEMATINGAKALGLDKDIGSLEAGKKADFVVIDPYGQGGLGAAPWSSNTLEQAVSPVTTVVHGCTGRDVDMTVVGGEILVKAGTLVVGGKDKESQIVEMAQTAVKGIIERANHSHKEDKKIRGKLASPWHYI; this is translated from the coding sequence ATGCATTGTGCCGAATCTCCAAAAGATCTGGATATCTATCGCGAGACCTATCACTGCAGCCCAATGGAGTTTGTTCGTGATACCAAGCTCTGTCCACAGCCCAACCCGTCTTCCGACACATGCAAAAGGGTCACGCATCGCTTGGTTTTGGCGCATATGGTTAATCTagacgaggagattgatCTACCTCTGCTCTCCTCTACACAGACATCTGTGGCCCACAATCCTACCTCCAACCTGAAATTGGCCTCGGGTGTGGCGCCCGTCCCATCCATGTTGGCAAACAACTATAATACCACGGTCTCTCTGGGGACTGATGGCGCTCCATGTTCCAACCATTATGACATGTTTCAGGAGATGCACCTAGCTTCTATCCTGCACAAGGGGGTCCACAGGGATGCTAGTCTTGTGCCCGCTGAAGTTGTCCTAGAAATGGCCACTATCAACGGGGCAAAGGCATTGGGTCTCGATAAAGACATTGGAAGTCTTGAAGCaggcaagaaggccgattTTGTTGTTATCGACCCATACGGTCAAGGGGGGCTCGGAGCAGCACCATGGAGCAGTAACACTTTGGAGCAAGCAGTGAGTCCAGTTACGACAGTCGTTCACGGATGCACGGGCCGTGATGTTGATATGACAGTTGTAGGTGGTGAGATTCTGGTGAAAGCGGGAACtttggtggttggtgggAAAGACAAAGAGTCGCAAATtgtggagatggcgcagACTGCTGTTAAAGGGATTATTGAACGTGCCAACCATTCTCACaaagaagataaaaagaTCAGAGGAAAACTTGCCTCTCCATGGCACTATATCTAA
- a CDS encoding uncharacterized protein (ID:PFLUO_008253-T1.cds;~source:funannotate) yields the protein MRQYWLNKHVLESQVREAGFQHWTIVRLGHFLQNLKPPVSAITFPGFVKDRVLRVAWRPETKLPWVDAADVGILVAAAVSDTESYSRKEIDFAAEALTVEQLGAKLSQALGTDVKVHYLSDEEIEAMIKQGSPVPAAHRWANHVPGGDAAGKVKYLSLTSVDKFLAENATLI from the coding sequence ATGCGACAGTATTGGCTGAACAAGCACGTTCTTGAGAGCCAGGTCCGCGAAGCTGGATTCCAGCACTGGACAATTGTCCGCCTGGGCCACTTTTTACAGAATTTGAAGCCCCCTGTGAGCGCCATTACGTTTCCTGGATTCGTCAAGGACCGGGTCTTGCGTGTGGCGTGGAGGCCGGAAACGAAGCTCCCCTGGGTCGATGCGGCAGATGTAGGCATTTTGGTCGCAGCGGCGGTGTCGGACACAGAGAGCTACTCTCGCAAAGAGATAGACTTTGCTGCCGAGGCGCTCACTGTTGAGCAATTAGGCGCAAAGCTGTCACAGGCACTTGGAACCGATGTGAAGGTGCATTATCTGTCAGACGAGGAGATAGAAGCAATGATCAAGCAGGGAAGTCCCGTTCCAGCAGCACATCGATGGGCAAACCATGTGCCAGGGGGAGATGCCGCCGGAAAGGTCAAATATCTCTCTTTAACATCTGTGGATAAATTCTTGGCGGAAAATGCGACTTTGATTTGA